A stretch of the Corylus avellana chromosome ca6, CavTom2PMs-1.0 genome encodes the following:
- the LOC132184880 gene encoding uncharacterized protein LOC132184880 isoform X1: MGRLRTKSDYEDLRSARILENQARLASLGLQKTVSELRSIASSAKPAKAHVREYNKKDYKITPLRRSDRLKQTTATAADADVTPKQISRRRSARLRGKEVGDVSEESEERSRSWGRVKASGLELQLSPEDSARRCKSKGRGNVYNPVFGICCHFCRQKTLCVEEDCKRCGNFDMDQPCIGKTDCSVCHSSYGVLCRACLKVRYGEEMEEVRKDKEWMCPHCAEETGFNPYWICNSSMCLRKRKMPPTGLAIYRAREMGYKSVAHLLMDELLQRANKSRR, encoded by the exons ATGGGAAGACTTAGAACAAAGAGTGACTACGAAGACCTCCGAAGTGCAAGAATCTTAGAAAACCAG GCTCGCTTGGCGTCACTGGGACTGCAAAAAACAGTCTCCGAACTCCGGTCGATTGCTTCATCTGCAAAACCTGCGAAGGCCCACGTCAGAGAATACAATAAAAAAGACTACAAGATCACGCCTTTGCGTCGCTCCGATCGTTTGAAGCAGACAACTGCCACCGCCGCTGACGCCGACGTCACCCCCAAGCAAATTTCGCGACGCCGGTCTGCCCGCTTGAGAGGAAAAGAGG TGGGTGATGTTTCAGAGGAGAGTGAAGAGAGATCTCGTAGCTGGGGAAGAGTGAAAGCAAGTGGTTTGGAGCTTCAGCTGTCGCCTGAAGATTCTGCTCGGCGTTGCAAAAGCAAGGGAAGGGGCAATGTCTATAACCCTGTGTTTGGAATTTGTTGCCACTTCTGCAG GCAAAAGACATTGTGCGTTGAAGAGGATTGCAAGAGATGTGGTAATTTTGATATGGATCAGCCTTGCATag ggaagacagattgttcAGTTTGTCATTCTAGCTATGGTGTTCTCTGTCGAGCTTGTCTCAAGGTTAGGTATGGTGAAG AGATGGAGGAGGTGAGAAAGGATAAGGAATGGATGTGCCCTCACTGTGCAGAAGAAACAGGATTTAACCCTTACTGGATATGTAACAG TTCAATGTGCCTAAGGAAGCGAAAGATGCCTCCAACTGGCCTAGCAATATACAGAG CTCGGGAGATGGGATACAAATCTGTGGCACATCTACTAATGGATGAGCTTCTTCAACGAGCAAACAAGAGCAGAAGATAA
- the LOC132184880 gene encoding uncharacterized protein LOC132184880 isoform X2: MGRLRTKSDYEDLRSARILENQARLASLGLQKTVSELRSIASSAKPAKAHVREYNKKDYKITPLRRSDRLKQTTATAADADVTPKQISRRRSARLRGKEEESEERSRSWGRVKASGLELQLSPEDSARRCKSKGRGNVYNPVFGICCHFCRQKTLCVEEDCKRCGNFDMDQPCIGKTDCSVCHSSYGVLCRACLKVRYGEEMEEVRKDKEWMCPHCAEETGFNPYWICNSSMCLRKRKMPPTGLAIYRAREMGYKSVAHLLMDELLQRANKSRR, encoded by the exons ATGGGAAGACTTAGAACAAAGAGTGACTACGAAGACCTCCGAAGTGCAAGAATCTTAGAAAACCAG GCTCGCTTGGCGTCACTGGGACTGCAAAAAACAGTCTCCGAACTCCGGTCGATTGCTTCATCTGCAAAACCTGCGAAGGCCCACGTCAGAGAATACAATAAAAAAGACTACAAGATCACGCCTTTGCGTCGCTCCGATCGTTTGAAGCAGACAACTGCCACCGCCGCTGACGCCGACGTCACCCCCAAGCAAATTTCGCGACGCCGGTCTGCCCGCTTGAGAGGAAAAGAGG AGGAGAGTGAAGAGAGATCTCGTAGCTGGGGAAGAGTGAAAGCAAGTGGTTTGGAGCTTCAGCTGTCGCCTGAAGATTCTGCTCGGCGTTGCAAAAGCAAGGGAAGGGGCAATGTCTATAACCCTGTGTTTGGAATTTGTTGCCACTTCTGCAG GCAAAAGACATTGTGCGTTGAAGAGGATTGCAAGAGATGTGGTAATTTTGATATGGATCAGCCTTGCATag ggaagacagattgttcAGTTTGTCATTCTAGCTATGGTGTTCTCTGTCGAGCTTGTCTCAAGGTTAGGTATGGTGAAG AGATGGAGGAGGTGAGAAAGGATAAGGAATGGATGTGCCCTCACTGTGCAGAAGAAACAGGATTTAACCCTTACTGGATATGTAACAG TTCAATGTGCCTAAGGAAGCGAAAGATGCCTCCAACTGGCCTAGCAATATACAGAG CTCGGGAGATGGGATACAAATCTGTGGCACATCTACTAATGGATGAGCTTCTTCAACGAGCAAACAAGAGCAGAAGATAA
- the LOC132184333 gene encoding nudix hydrolase 4-like encodes MGLLLSKNPANLLMFFEFVSKRIRFDWVEKEKNMVSLVSRTGRCLQRYDMKGYRQVVGCIPYRYRETNQSSSIKELEVLLISSQKGQAMMFPKGGWEKDESMEDAAKRETLEEAGVTGKVEKKLGVWPYKSKRQEIMHEGYMFPLHVSQQFDRWPEEKLRLRKWMTVAEAREVCQCGWMKEALDELVNRQLKPQEANETICT; translated from the exons atggGTCTTTTGCTATCAAAAAATCCTGCAAATCTTCTCATGTTTTTTGAGTTTGTCTCCAAGCGAATTCGCTTTGATTGGgttgaaaaagagaagaacaTGGTCTCCCTGGTTTCCCGCACGGGCAGGTGTTTGCAGCGCTACGATATGAAAGGCTATCGCCAAGTTGTCGG ATGCATTCCGTACAGATACAGAGAAACCAACCAATCTTCTTCCATTAAGGAATTGGAAGTTCTTCTGATTAGTTCCCAGAAGGGTCAAGCAATGATGTTCCCAAAG GGAGGTTGGGAAAAGGACGAATCTATGGAAGATGCAGCCAAGCGCGAGACGCTAGAGGAAGCCGGGGTTACAGGCAAAGTCGAA AAGAAATTGGGCGTGTGGCCTTATAAGAGCAAGAGACAGGAAATAATGCACGAGGGCTACATGTTCCCTTTGCATGTCAGTCAGCAATTCGACCGGTGGCCGGAGGAAAAGCTCAGGCTACGGAAATGG ATGACTGTGGCCGAAGCCAGAGAAGTATgtcaatgtgggtggatgaaggAAGCTTTAGATGAGTTAGTTAATCGGCAATTGAAACCTCAGGAAGCAAATGAAACGATATGTACATAG